The following are encoded in a window of Dehalococcoidia bacterium genomic DNA:
- a CDS encoding TrpB-like pyridoxal phosphate-dependent enzyme → MDSIKFILSEKDMPTRWYNIQADLPEPLPPYLHPGTKQPLGPSDLAPLFPMELIKQEVSQERYIDIPEEVQKIYRQYRPTPLYRARRLEKALDTPAHIYYKFEDVSPAGSHKPNTAIPQAYYNKQEGIKRLTTETGAGQWGSSLAFACSLFGLELKVYMVKVSYNQKPYRRMMMETWGAKCVPSPSNDTNSGRAALAADPNNPGSLGLAISEAVEDAGPREDTHYSLGSVLNHVLMHQTVIGQECQKQMEMAGEYPDVVIACVGGGSNFGGIALPFVHDKLAKGKKTRIVAVEPSSCPSLTKGLYAYDFGDVAGLAPIAKMFTLGSHFMPPPVHAGGLRYHGMAPIVSHLHKLGIIEARAVNQLATFEAGITFARSEGFISAPETNHAIRAAIDEAIKCRESGEKKVILFNHSGHGHFDMSAYDAYLSGKLTDYEYPAEKVKEALACLPSV, encoded by the coding sequence ATGGATAGCATCAAGTTCATCTTGTCAGAAAAGGACATGCCTACCCGGTGGTATAACATCCAGGCCGACCTGCCCGAGCCGCTGCCGCCCTATCTGCACCCGGGCACCAAGCAGCCGCTGGGCCCGTCCGACCTGGCGCCTCTATTCCCCATGGAGCTCATCAAGCAGGAGGTCAGCCAGGAGCGCTACATTGACATCCCCGAAGAGGTGCAGAAAATATACCGCCAGTACCGCCCCACGCCGCTTTACCGCGCGCGACGGCTGGAGAAAGCGCTCGACACCCCGGCTCACATCTATTACAAGTTCGAGGATGTCAGTCCGGCCGGCTCCCATAAGCCCAACACCGCCATCCCCCAGGCCTATTACAACAAACAGGAGGGCATCAAACGCCTTACCACCGAGACCGGCGCCGGGCAGTGGGGCAGCTCGCTGGCCTTTGCCTGCAGCCTCTTCGGCCTCGAGCTCAAGGTTTACATGGTCAAGGTCAGCTACAATCAAAAACCTTACCGCCGCATGATGATGGAAACCTGGGGCGCCAAGTGCGTGCCCAGCCCCAGCAACGATACCAACTCCGGGCGCGCCGCACTGGCCGCCGACCCCAACAACCCCGGCAGTCTGGGGCTGGCCATCAGCGAAGCCGTGGAGGATGCCGGCCCGCGCGAGGATACCCATTACTCGCTGGGCAGCGTGCTCAACCATGTTCTGATGCACCAGACAGTCATCGGACAGGAGTGCCAGAAACAAATGGAGATGGCCGGCGAATACCCTGATGTGGTCATCGCCTGCGTCGGCGGCGGCTCCAACTTCGGCGGCATCGCGCTGCCCTTCGTCCACGACAAGCTGGCTAAGGGAAAAAAGACGCGCATCGTCGCCGTCGAGCCATCGAGCTGCCCGTCGCTGACCAAGGGATTGTATGCCTATGATTTCGGTGACGTGGCCGGCCTGGCTCCCATCGCCAAGATGTTCACCCTGGGCAGCCATTTCATGCCGCCTCCGGTGCACGCCGGCGGCCTGCGCTACCACGGCATGGCGCCCATCGTGAGCCACCTGCACAAGCTGGGCATCATCGAGGCCAGAGCGGTCAACCAGCTGGCCACCTTCGAGGCCGGCATCACCTTTGCCCGCAGCGAGGGATTCATCAGCGCGCCCGAAACCAACCACGCCATCCGCGCCGCCATCGACGAGGCCATCAAATGCCGCGAGTCCGGCGAAAAGAAGGTCATACTCTTCAACCACAGCGGCCACGGCCACTTCGATATGTCGGCCTACGACGCCTACCTGTCCGGCAAGCTTACCGACTACGAATACCCCGCCGAAAAGGTCAAAGAAGCGCTGGCCTGCCTGCCTTCCGTATAA